In Populus nigra chromosome 10, ddPopNigr1.1, whole genome shotgun sequence, the following proteins share a genomic window:
- the LOC133705058 gene encoding ribonuclease 1-like yields MKANRTATLIKLLVLLCLSVLCVSQEFDFFYFVQQWPGSYCDTKQSCCYPTTGKPAADFGIHGLWPNYQDGNYPQNCDSKNPFNPDKVADLRSSMQKNWPTLACPSGNGVSFWTHEWEKHGTCSESVLDQHGYFQAALSLQKQAKLLQALASAGINPDGGSYSMSNIKRAIQEAVGFTPWIECNTDASGNSQLYQIYLCVDTTGKNLIECPVFPKGKCGSEIEFPSF; encoded by the exons atgaaagccAATAGGACTGCAACTTTGATCAAGCTTTTGGTACTCTTGTGCCTATCAGTCCTTTGTGTTTCACAGGAATTTGATTTCTTCTACTTTGTTCAGCAG TGGCCTGGATCATACTGTGACACAAAGCAAAGTTGTTGCTACCCAACTACTGGGAAACCTGCAGCTGATTTTGGCATTCATGGGCTTTGGCCTAATTACCAGGATGGGAACTACCCACAAAACTGCGATTCCAAAAACCCCTTCAATCCAGATAAG GTTGCCGACCTCAGGAGCAGTATGCAAAAGAATTGGCCAACACTCGCTTGCCCAAGCGGCAATGGAGTAAGCTTTTGGACACATGAATGGGAAAAGCATGGGACATGCTCCGAGTCTGTTCTTGACCAACACGGATACTTCCAAGCAGCCCTCAGTTTGCAAAAGCAGGCTAAACTCCTTCAGGCTCTAGCAAGTGCAG GAATAAACCCAGATGGAGGATCATACAGCATGAGCAATATTAAAAGAGCTATACAAGAGGCAGTAGGATTTACTCCATGGATAGAGTGCAATACTGATGCATCAGGGAACAGTCAACTTTATCAAATTTACCTGTGCGTGGATACTACTGGGAAAAATCTCATCGAATGTCCAGTGTTTCCCAAAGGAAAATGTGGCTCAGAGATTGAGTTTCCTTCTTTTTAG